From one Streptomyces sp. ICC1 genomic stretch:
- a CDS encoding DUF805 domain-containing protein: protein MHYYTDVLKKYVDFSGRARRQEFWMFFLFNLAALIVVAILDAVIGTSPLLYSLYALATFLPNLGLAVRRLHDQGKSGWWVLVGLIPLVGFIWAIVLMATEGQPNPNQYGPSPKAVHA, encoded by the coding sequence ATGCACTACTACACCGACGTTCTGAAGAAGTACGTCGACTTCTCCGGCCGCGCGCGCCGCCAGGAGTTCTGGATGTTCTTCCTCTTCAACCTGGCCGCGCTGATCGTCGTCGCCATCCTCGACGCGGTCATCGGCACGTCGCCGCTGCTCTACTCGCTCTACGCGCTGGCGACCTTCCTGCCGAACCTCGGACTCGCCGTCCGCCGCCTGCACGACCAGGGCAAGTCCGGCTGGTGGGTCCTCGTCGGCCTCATTCCGCTCGTCGGCTTCATCTGGGCGATCGTCCTGATGGCCACCGAGGGCCAGCCGAACCCGAACCAGTACGGCCCGAGCCCCAAGGCCGTCCACGCCTGA
- a CDS encoding NADP-dependent isocitrate dehydrogenase, whose amino-acid sequence MTDSTIIYTHTDEAPALATYSFLPVIQAYASTAGVNVETRDISLAGRIIASFPEYLEEGQRIADALAELGELAKTPEANIIKLPNVSASIPQLKAAVAELQGQGYALPDYPDDPKSDEERENRARYDKIKGSAVNPVLREGNSDRRAPASVKNYAKAHPHRMGAWVPESKTNVATMGADDFRSTEKSVVIAEAGTLRIEHVDADGAVTVLRDSVPVLAGEVVDASVLHVDALRTFLNDQIERAKAEGVLFSVHLKATMMKVSDPIVFGHVVRAFFPKTFARYGETLAAAGLSPNDGLGTILNGLGALPDADAIKASFDAEIAEGPALAMVDSDKGITNLHVPSDVIVDASMPAMIRTSGHMWGPDGAEADTLAVLPDSSYAGVYQAVIDDCRKHGAYDPSTMGSVPNVGLMAQKAEEYGSHDKTFELAAAGTVRVVDASGATVLEQEVAAGDIFRACQTKDAPIQDWVKLAVTRARATGVPAVFWLDAGRAHDAQLITKVKTYLAEHDTEGLTIKILSPVEATAYSLERIRRGEDTISVTGNVLRDYLTDLFPILELGTSAKMLSVVPLMNGGGLFETGAGGSAPKHVQQLVKENYLRWDSLGEFLALAVSFEHLATTTGNARAQVLADTLDRATGSFLGEDKSPSRKLGGIDNRGSHFYLALYWAQELSRQTDDPKLAAAFDPLAKTLAESEEKIVGELIAVQGSPADIGGYYQPDAAKAAAIMRPSATLNQALAILG is encoded by the coding sequence GTGACTGACTCGACCATCATCTACACGCACACTGACGAGGCCCCGGCCCTCGCGACGTATTCCTTCCTGCCTGTGATCCAGGCGTACGCGTCGACGGCCGGTGTGAATGTCGAGACCCGTGACATCTCCCTGGCAGGCCGGATCATCGCCAGCTTCCCCGAGTACCTGGAAGAGGGCCAGCGGATCGCGGACGCCCTCGCCGAGCTCGGTGAACTGGCGAAGACCCCCGAGGCCAACATCATCAAGCTGCCGAACGTCTCGGCCTCGATCCCGCAGCTGAAGGCCGCGGTCGCCGAGCTCCAGGGCCAGGGCTACGCGCTCCCGGACTACCCGGACGACCCGAAGAGCGACGAGGAGCGCGAGAACCGCGCCCGCTACGACAAGATCAAGGGCAGCGCCGTCAACCCGGTCCTGCGCGAGGGCAACTCCGACCGCCGCGCCCCCGCCTCGGTCAAGAACTACGCCAAGGCGCACCCGCACCGCATGGGCGCCTGGGTCCCCGAGTCGAAGACGAACGTCGCCACCATGGGCGCCGACGACTTCCGCTCCACCGAGAAGTCCGTCGTGATCGCCGAGGCCGGCACGCTGCGCATCGAGCACGTCGACGCCGACGGCGCCGTCACGGTGCTGCGCGACTCCGTACCGGTCCTCGCCGGCGAGGTGGTGGACGCGTCCGTCCTGCACGTCGACGCGCTGCGCACCTTCCTGAACGACCAGATCGAGCGTGCCAAGGCCGAGGGCGTCCTGTTCTCCGTGCACCTCAAGGCCACGATGATGAAGGTCTCCGACCCGATCGTCTTCGGCCACGTGGTCCGAGCCTTCTTCCCGAAGACCTTCGCCCGCTACGGCGAGACCCTGGCCGCCGCCGGCCTGTCCCCGAACGACGGCCTCGGCACCATCCTGAACGGCCTGGGCGCGCTGCCCGACGCCGACGCGATCAAGGCCTCCTTCGACGCCGAGATCGCCGAGGGCCCGGCCCTCGCGATGGTCGACTCGGACAAGGGCATCACCAACCTGCACGTCCCGTCCGACGTCATCGTCGACGCCTCGATGCCGGCCATGATCCGCACCTCCGGCCACATGTGGGGCCCGGACGGCGCCGAGGCCGACACCCTCGCCGTCCTCCCGGACAGCAGCTACGCCGGCGTCTACCAGGCCGTCATCGACGACTGCCGCAAGCACGGCGCGTACGACCCGTCCACGATGGGCTCGGTGCCGAACGTCGGCCTCATGGCCCAGAAGGCCGAGGAGTACGGCAGCCACGACAAGACCTTCGAGCTGGCCGCCGCCGGCACCGTCCGCGTCGTCGACGCCTCGGGCGCCACGGTCCTGGAGCAGGAGGTCGCCGCCGGCGACATCTTCCGCGCCTGCCAGACCAAGGACGCGCCGATCCAGGACTGGGTCAAGCTCGCCGTCACCCGCGCCCGCGCCACCGGCGTCCCGGCCGTCTTCTGGCTCGACGCGGGCCGCGCGCACGACGCGCAGCTGATCACCAAGGTCAAGACGTACCTCGCCGAGCACGACACCGAGGGTCTGACCATCAAGATCCTGTCCCCGGTCGAGGCCACCGCGTACTCCCTGGAGCGCATCCGCCGCGGCGAGGACACCATCTCGGTGACCGGCAACGTGCTGCGCGACTACCTGACCGACCTCTTCCCGATCCTGGAGCTGGGCACCAGTGCCAAGATGCTCTCGGTCGTCCCGCTGATGAACGGCGGCGGCCTCTTCGAGACCGGCGCCGGCGGCTCCGCCCCGAAGCACGTGCAGCAGCTCGTCAAGGAGAACTACCTGCGCTGGGACTCGCTCGGCGAGTTCCTCGCGCTGGCCGTCTCCTTCGAGCACCTCGCCACCACCACCGGCAACGCCCGCGCCCAGGTCCTCGCGGACACGCTGGACCGTGCGACCGGCAGCTTCCTCGGCGAGGACAAGTCGCCGAGCCGCAAGCTCGGCGGCATCGACAACCGCGGCAGCCACTTCTACCTCGCCCTGTACTGGGCGCAGGAGCTGTCGCGCCAGACGGACGACCCGAAGCTGGCCGCCGCGTTCGACCCGCTGGCCAAGACGCTGGCCGAGTCCGAGGAGAAGATCGTCGGCGAGCTCATCGCCGTCCAGGGCTCCCCGGCCGACATCGGCGGCTACTACCAGCCCGACGCCGCCAAGGCCGCGGCGATCATGCGGCCGTCCGCGACGCTGAACCAGGCGCTCGCGATCCTCGGCTGA
- the corA gene encoding magnesium/cobalt transporter CorA encodes MFSNLRRAVRRGYRRTVDLSHPARSPLGSAVVNCIVYRNGVRQDGCADAAEALRLVRKTGDGFVWIGLHEPSQTELAGLAELFGLHPLAVEDAVHAHQRPKIERYDETLFAVLKTVRYVEHEELTATSDVVEGGELMAFAGADFVITIRHGGRGTLGSVREELEATPDHLAKGPVAVLHAIADHVVDEYVAVTDAVQNDIDAVETMVFSEHGGRGDAGRIYQLKRELLELRRAVAPLSRPLQQLSTLPIPVIPPEMRTYFRDVADHLTRATDQIGAYDALLDSILQAHLAQVTVAQNEDMRKITAWAAIVAVPTMVCGVYGMNFDNMPELHWTYGYPFVIGVMAVACFVIHRGFRRNGWL; translated from the coding sequence ATGTTCAGCAACCTGCGCCGGGCCGTGCGCCGCGGCTACCGGCGCACCGTCGACCTCAGCCACCCGGCGCGCTCTCCGCTCGGCAGCGCCGTCGTCAACTGCATCGTCTACCGGAACGGCGTGCGCCAGGACGGCTGCGCCGACGCCGCCGAGGCGCTGCGCCTGGTCCGCAAGACGGGCGACGGCTTCGTCTGGATCGGCCTCCACGAGCCCTCGCAGACCGAGCTCGCCGGACTCGCCGAGCTGTTCGGCCTGCATCCGCTCGCCGTCGAGGACGCGGTCCACGCGCACCAGCGGCCCAAGATCGAGCGCTACGACGAGACCCTCTTCGCGGTGCTCAAGACCGTGCGCTACGTGGAGCACGAGGAGCTGACCGCCACCAGCGATGTCGTCGAGGGCGGCGAGCTCATGGCCTTCGCCGGCGCCGACTTCGTCATCACCATCCGGCACGGGGGCCGCGGCACCCTCGGATCGGTCCGCGAGGAGCTGGAAGCCACCCCCGACCACCTCGCCAAGGGGCCGGTCGCCGTCCTGCACGCGATCGCCGACCACGTGGTCGACGAGTACGTGGCCGTCACGGACGCCGTGCAGAACGACATAGACGCCGTCGAGACCATGGTGTTCAGCGAGCACGGCGGGCGCGGCGACGCGGGCCGGATCTACCAGCTCAAGCGCGAACTGCTGGAACTGCGGCGGGCGGTGGCCCCGCTGAGCCGGCCGCTCCAGCAGCTGAGCACGCTGCCGATACCGGTCATCCCGCCGGAGATGCGCACCTACTTCCGCGACGTCGCCGACCACCTCACCCGCGCCACCGACCAGATCGGCGCGTACGACGCCCTCCTCGACTCCATCCTCCAGGCCCATCTCGCGCAGGTGACCGTCGCCCAGAACGAGGACATGCGCAAGATCACCGCATGGGCGGCCATCGTCGCCGTCCCGACGATGGTCTGCGGGGTGTACGGCATGAACTTCGACAACATGCCGGAACTGCACTGGACTTACGGGTACCCCTTCGTCATCGGCGTGATGGCCGTCGCCTGCTTCGTGATCCACCGGGGATTCCGGCGCAACGGCTGGCTCTGA
- a CDS encoding chitosanase, whose protein sequence is MFTPHRKRLAISALLGTALLAAPVTAHATTAPDAAPTARVSAAAAVGLDDPVKKDIAMQIVSSAENSSLNWKAQYKYIEDIDDGRGYTAGIIGFCSGTHDMLELVEYYTKVKPGNVLAKYLPALRRVDGSDSHSGLDPNFTKDWVKAASDADFKKAQDHERDRVYFNPSVNQGKSDGVGVLGQFIYYDAIVMHGDGTDSTSFRNIRKRALSKAKPPAQGGNETTWLNAFLDARVWAMKQEEAHSDTSRVDTAQRVWVKKGNLNLNTPLDWKVYGDPFHIG, encoded by the coding sequence GTGTTCACCCCCCACCGCAAGCGACTGGCCATCAGTGCCCTGCTCGGCACTGCCCTTCTCGCGGCGCCCGTCACCGCCCACGCGACCACGGCTCCCGACGCGGCCCCCACCGCGCGGGTGTCGGCGGCCGCCGCCGTCGGACTCGACGATCCGGTGAAGAAGGACATCGCCATGCAGATCGTCTCCAGCGCCGAGAACTCCTCGCTGAACTGGAAGGCGCAGTACAAGTACATCGAGGACATAGACGACGGCCGCGGCTACACGGCCGGCATCATCGGCTTCTGTTCCGGCACCCACGACATGCTCGAACTCGTCGAGTACTACACGAAGGTCAAGCCCGGCAACGTGCTCGCCAAGTACCTCCCGGCCCTCAGGAGGGTCGACGGCAGCGACTCGCATTCCGGCCTCGACCCCAACTTCACCAAGGACTGGGTCAAGGCGGCCTCCGACGCCGACTTCAAGAAGGCCCAGGACCACGAGCGCGACCGCGTCTACTTCAACCCGTCCGTGAACCAGGGCAAGTCCGACGGGGTCGGCGTGCTCGGCCAGTTCATCTACTACGACGCCATCGTCATGCACGGCGACGGCACCGACTCCACCAGCTTCCGCAACATCCGCAAGCGCGCCCTCTCCAAGGCCAAGCCCCCGGCCCAGGGCGGCAACGAGACCACGTGGCTCAACGCCTTCCTCGACGCCCGCGTCTGGGCGATGAAGCAGGAGGAGGCGCACAGCGACACCAGCCGCGTGGACACCGCGCAGCGCGTGTGGGTCAAGAAGGGCAACCTGAACCTCAACACCCCGCTCGACTGGAAGGTCTACGGGGACCCGTTCCACATCGGCTGA
- a CDS encoding GNAT family protein gives MGQGTTGGVAGELVGDRIRLEPLELRHHDGLCEAVRDGSLWELAVTTVPHPDDVRGFIEDAVAARGEGTQIPYATVEAATGRVLGSTRLMVINTANRRLEIGWTFLAESWQRSGANTEAKLLMLTHAFESMGMNRVELLTDVRNAKSRAAITRLGATHEGVLRHHMVMRDGWIRDTAVYSITRPEWPEAKRGLEARLEAGRTTGAGTTGIGTTGTGTGAGRTVTA, from the coding sequence ATGGGGCAGGGGACCACGGGCGGGGTGGCGGGGGAGCTGGTCGGGGACCGGATACGGCTCGAACCGCTGGAGCTCCGCCACCACGACGGGCTCTGCGAGGCGGTCCGCGACGGCAGTCTGTGGGAGCTCGCGGTGACGACCGTCCCGCACCCGGACGACGTACGGGGCTTCATCGAGGACGCGGTCGCGGCGCGCGGGGAGGGCACGCAGATCCCGTACGCGACGGTGGAGGCGGCGACGGGGCGGGTCCTCGGCTCGACCCGGCTGATGGTGATCAACACCGCGAACCGGCGCCTCGAGATCGGCTGGACCTTCCTCGCGGAGTCCTGGCAGCGCAGCGGCGCGAACACGGAGGCGAAGCTGCTGATGCTGACGCACGCCTTCGAGTCGATGGGGATGAACCGCGTCGAGCTGCTGACGGACGTGCGCAACGCGAAGTCGCGGGCCGCGATCACCCGGCTCGGTGCCACCCACGAGGGCGTACTGCGCCACCACATGGTCATGCGGGACGGCTGGATCCGGGACACGGCGGTGTACAGCATCACCCGCCCGGAGTGGCCCGAGGCGAAGCGGGGCCTGGAGGCCCGCCTGGAAGCGGGCCGCACCACCGGCGCCGGCACGACCGGGATCGGCACCACCGGCACGGGCACCGGCGCCGGGCGCACCGTCACCGCCTGA
- a CDS encoding CHAT domain-containing protein: MGHRAPPKEGLPWPRVQWCATGPLSTFPLFATGHHDGSGRAVIDRVVSSEAPTLRILAESARPAVPNGRAAALLAVSVPTPFDRTDVLRGVREEIAAVTEAAPVTVTTLAGSEATRGSLLSGLGTYAWFHFAGHGARGLTAPTDTALSAFDGPVTLADLAALRIGGGELAYLSACHGADAHDRHPDEALHLAAAVHLAGFRHVIAARHELDDRVATRTATAGSQQFPPKKQR; the protein is encoded by the coding sequence CTGGGCCATCGGGCCCCGCCGAAAGAGGGCCTGCCCTGGCCGCGGGTCCAGTGGTGTGCCACGGGCCCCCTCAGCACGTTCCCGCTCTTTGCCACCGGCCACCACGACGGCTCCGGCCGGGCCGTCATCGACCGCGTCGTCTCCTCGGAGGCGCCGACCCTGCGCATCCTGGCCGAATCCGCGCGCCCCGCGGTACCGAACGGCCGGGCCGCAGCACTGCTCGCGGTGTCGGTCCCGACCCCCTTCGACCGTACGGACGTCCTGCGCGGCGTACGGGAGGAGATCGCGGCGGTGACCGAGGCCGCGCCCGTGACCGTGACCACGCTGGCCGGCTCCGAGGCCACCCGCGGCAGCCTGCTGTCCGGGCTCGGCACGTACGCCTGGTTCCATTTCGCCGGGCACGGAGCGCGAGGCCTGACCGCCCCCACGGACACAGCGCTCAGCGCCTTCGACGGCCCCGTCACCCTCGCCGACCTCGCCGCCCTGCGCATCGGCGGCGGCGAGCTCGCCTACCTGTCGGCCTGTCATGGAGCGGACGCCCACGACCGGCATCCCGACGAGGCCCTCCACCTGGCAGCCGCTGTGCACCTGGCCGGCTTCCGCCACGTCATCGCGGCCCGGCACGAGCTGGACGACCGCGTGGCCACACGGACGGCGACGGCGGGGTCCCAGCAGTTCCCGCCGAAAAAGCAACGCTAA
- a CDS encoding histidine phosphatase family protein has product MTGTAARYLYLTRHGEASSDESELTEAGRRQAALLGERLRGVPLAAIHHGPLARAEQTAQLVGEQLDGVHRRCSDAAGDYIPYLPAREELPTEAADAMLGFLDQFPAEQREQGPALAAAALADFTGPVVGDEPRHELVVTHNFLVGWLVRAALDAPKWRWMGINHANAALTVIRYAPGRPPSILLFNDSGHLPAELRWTGFPQELHV; this is encoded by the coding sequence ATGACCGGTACGGCCGCCCGCTACCTCTATCTCACCCGCCACGGCGAGGCATCGTCGGACGAAAGTGAACTGACGGAGGCAGGCCGCCGCCAGGCCGCCCTGCTCGGGGAGCGGCTCCGTGGCGTCCCGCTGGCGGCGATCCACCACGGGCCGCTCGCCCGTGCTGAACAGACCGCCCAGCTGGTCGGTGAACAGCTCGACGGCGTCCACCGTCGGTGCTCCGATGCAGCCGGCGACTACATTCCCTACCTCCCGGCGCGCGAGGAGCTGCCGACCGAGGCGGCTGACGCCATGCTCGGGTTCCTAGACCAGTTCCCGGCTGAGCAACGCGAGCAGGGACCCGCCCTCGCGGCGGCGGCGCTCGCGGACTTCACTGGGCCCGTCGTCGGCGACGAACCACGCCACGAACTTGTCGTCACCCACAACTTCCTCGTCGGCTGGCTCGTCCGAGCCGCCCTCGACGCGCCGAAGTGGCGTTGGATGGGCATCAACCACGCCAACGCGGCACTGACTGTCATCCGCTATGCGCCCGGCCGCCCCCCGTCGATCCTCCTCTTCAACGACTCAGGCCACCTCCCCGCCGAGCTTCGCTGGACCGGCTTTCCGCAGGAGCTCCACGTCTGA
- a CDS encoding class I SAM-dependent methyltransferase, producing the protein MGGGSSRAATSGVRRAGPWRTAADDPLPATLAGIDALILAPTATPAALPLIGPALAAEVPVLALGDGARLLARAAGPDRGGSGAADPLLGGADPLLGGAGAPHGFRVGASAWGLPDPDEAGCEVLRRFAELVAGRAETTATRAFFTPRAAAWEERFAYQTPAYEAAVARMRLRPGQRALDLGCGSGRALPALRELVGPSGTVIGVDLTHAMLTAAARAGRGGPARLLLADCGRLPLAAGAVHGIFAAGLLDHLPRPDGALREWARVTAPGGELLLFHPSGRAERAARHGRAVSPEDPLAEPNLRPALEAAGWHLAAYEDAATHFLARARR; encoded by the coding sequence GTGGGGGGGGGGAGCTCCCGCGCGGCGACCAGCGGTGTTCGGCGCGCGGGCCCCTGGCGGACCGCCGCCGACGACCCGCTCCCGGCCACCCTCGCCGGCATCGACGCACTGATCCTCGCCCCGACCGCGACTCCCGCGGCCCTCCCCCTCATCGGCCCGGCGCTCGCCGCCGAAGTCCCCGTCCTCGCGCTCGGCGACGGAGCCCGGCTCCTCGCGCGGGCCGCGGGCCCCGACCGCGGCGGGTCCGGGGCCGCCGACCCGCTGCTCGGCGGCGCCGACCCGCTGCTCGGCGGCGCCGGCGCGCCGCACGGATTCCGCGTGGGCGCCAGCGCGTGGGGGCTGCCCGACCCGGACGAGGCCGGCTGCGAGGTGCTGCGCCGCTTCGCCGAGCTGGTCGCCGGGCGCGCCGAAACCACCGCCACCCGTGCCTTCTTCACGCCCAGGGCGGCCGCCTGGGAGGAGCGGTTCGCCTACCAGACCCCCGCGTACGAGGCCGCGGTCGCCCGGATGCGGCTGCGCCCCGGGCAGCGCGCGCTCGACCTGGGCTGCGGCAGCGGCCGCGCCCTGCCCGCGCTGCGCGAACTGGTCGGGCCGTCCGGCACCGTCATCGGCGTCGACCTCACGCACGCCATGCTCACGGCCGCCGCCCGCGCGGGCCGGGGCGGCCCGGCCCGGCTGCTGCTCGCCGACTGCGGACGGCTCCCGCTCGCCGCCGGGGCCGTCCACGGGATCTTCGCCGCCGGTCTCCTGGACCACCTGCCGCGTCCGGACGGAGCCCTGCGCGAATGGGCCCGGGTCACCGCGCCCGGCGGGGAGCTCCTGCTCTTCCACCCGTCCGGCCGCGCCGAACGCGCGGCCCGGCACGGCCGCGCGGTGAGCCCCGAAGACCCCCTGGCCGAGCCGAACCTCCGCCCGGCCCTCGAAGCGGCGGGCTGGCACCTGGCCGCGTACGAGGACGCCGCCACGCACTTCCTGGCCCGGGCGCGGCGGTAG
- a CDS encoding recombinase family protein has protein sequence MANLVYKRVSTDQQSTARQDLVLAEAGIEDPVVFEEDGGTSSRLHPLQRPKFRELLTYARPGDTVHISEMFRLVRGTGHILDVLDVLHRDQVGLRIHDGAFSAMELTARHPRTGELLSTVKFMVQTLAAAGELQRDLQRELTYDGLRAAEAKGNKGGRRPAVPAETTADVRTAYLEGRSIAALAREHGVSRGAIRTTVADLLPDGTAIEEGASASELPVTLDMPGKVADFLRATELEPAERAALDHGVTVRRGQGYTLRVSAVPAVHRQLLTRCQPLDGTQGAPAVPAQRKARREYENRVSALCQ, from the coding sequence GTGGCGAACCTGGTCTACAAGCGGGTCTCGACCGACCAGCAGTCGACCGCCCGGCAGGATCTCGTCCTGGCCGAGGCCGGGATCGAGGATCCGGTCGTCTTCGAGGAGGACGGCGGCACCTCCAGCCGCCTCCACCCGCTCCAGCGCCCGAAGTTCCGCGAGCTGCTGACGTACGCGCGGCCGGGCGACACCGTGCACATCTCCGAGATGTTCCGCCTGGTGCGCGGCACCGGGCATATCCTCGACGTGCTCGACGTCCTGCACCGCGACCAAGTAGGGCTGCGTATCCACGACGGCGCGTTCTCCGCGATGGAGCTCACGGCCCGCCACCCGCGGACCGGAGAGCTGCTGTCCACGGTGAAGTTCATGGTGCAGACCCTCGCCGCCGCCGGCGAACTCCAGCGTGACCTCCAGCGCGAGCTGACGTACGACGGGCTGCGGGCCGCCGAGGCCAAGGGCAACAAGGGCGGACGCCGCCCCGCCGTCCCGGCCGAGACGACCGCCGACGTGCGCACCGCCTACCTGGAGGGCCGCTCGATTGCCGCCCTCGCCCGGGAACACGGCGTCAGCCGCGGGGCGATCCGCACGACCGTCGCCGACCTCCTGCCCGACGGCACCGCCATCGAGGAGGGCGCGTCAGCATCGGAGCTGCCGGTCACCCTCGACATGCCGGGCAAGGTCGCCGACTTCCTCCGCGCCACCGAACTGGAGCCCGCCGAGCGGGCCGCGCTCGACCACGGGGTTACCGTGCGACGCGGTCAGGGCTACACCCTGCGCGTCAGCGCCGTCCCCGCCGTCCACCGCCAGCTCCTCACCCGCTGCCAGCCCCTCGACGGCACCCAGGGCGCACCGGCAGTCCCGGCACAGCGCAAGGCCCGCCGCGAGTACGAGAACCGGGTCAGCGCTCTCTGCCAGTGA